A DNA window from Methanosphaera sp. WGK6 contains the following coding sequences:
- a CDS encoding formylmethanofuran dehydrogenase subunit B, with product MTEKPITDYDEEIKNCSCSYCGNNCDDITYLLKDKKIVGVRHACRLGASKIINDEDQRLLNPMIRNTEGILEETTWTIALDKTAELLSKSTRPILYGWGETSIEAIKQGINLAEITGSVMDNQSTICHGASIQAFQNVGHPVMTLGEVKNRADVIIYMGTNPMDDHPRHLSRYTAFPEGFFRRNGREDRTIITIDPKYTNTAKVSDEWIKFNINEDYTFLNALRSILKGNELKDEEVAGVSREKIYELIEIMKNAEYGALFFGLGLTQTLAKQRNIDILIQLVEDLNQYSKWSMLPMRGFFNVNGFNIAMTSETGYPYGVDFARGYPRYMVGETTTIDLLNRREPDFFMAISADPGVQFPGYSIQHLTNIPTVQIDTHWGPYTELSDIVLPSTRVGVETEGTAYRMDSIPIYMKKVIDKQENCHSDEWILSEIYRRILQIKETNGDN from the coding sequence ATGACTGAAAAACCAATTACTGATTATGATGAAGAAATAAAAAACTGTTCTTGTTCTTATTGTGGAAATAACTGTGATGATATTACATATCTTTTAAAAGATAAGAAAATTGTAGGTGTAAGACATGCTTGTAGATTAGGAGCAAGTAAAATAATCAATGATGAAGATCAAAGATTACTCAACCCTATGATTAGAAATACAGAAGGTATACTTGAAGAAACAACATGGACAATAGCATTAGATAAAACTGCAGAATTATTATCCAAAAGTACAAGACCCATACTGTATGGTTGGGGTGAAACATCAATCGAAGCAATAAAACAAGGCATAAATCTTGCAGAAATTACAGGATCAGTTATGGATAATCAGTCAACAATATGTCATGGAGCAAGTATTCAAGCATTCCAAAATGTAGGTCATCCTGTAATGACATTAGGTGAAGTTAAAAATAGAGCTGATGTTATAATTTACATGGGTACTAATCCTATGGATGATCATCCAAGACATTTATCAAGATATACTGCATTTCCAGAAGGATTCTTTAGACGAAATGGTAGAGAAGATAGAACAATCATAACAATTGACCCTAAATACACTAATACTGCAAAAGTTTCAGATGAATGGATTAAATTTAATATTAATGAAGATTATACCTTTTTAAATGCATTACGTTCAATATTAAAAGGTAATGAACTAAAAGATGAGGAAGTAGCTGGTGTTTCTAGAGAAAAAATATATGAACTAATTGAAATCATGAAAAATGCTGAATATGGTGCTTTATTCTTCGGTTTAGGACTTACTCAGACATTAGCTAAGCAGAGAAATATTGACATTCTTATCCAATTAGTTGAAGATTTGAATCAGTATTCTAAATGGTCTATGTTACCTATGAGAGGATTTTTTAATGTGAATGGATTTAACATAGCAATGACTTCTGAAACAGGTTACCCTTATGGTGTTGATTTTGCAAGAGGTTATCCTAGATATATGGTAGGAGAAACTACTACAATAGATTTATTAAATAGAAGAGAACCTGATTTTTTCATGGCAATATCTGCAGATCCTGGAGTACAATTCCCAGGTTATTCTATACAACATTTAACTAATATCCCTACAGTTCAAATTGATACCCATTGGGGACCATATACTGAATTATCAGATATTGTACTTCCAAGTACAAGAGTTGGAGTAGAAACAGAAGGTACTGCATATCGTATGGATTCTATTCCAATTTATATGAAAAAAGTAATAGATAAACAGGAAAACTGCCATTCTGATGAATGGATTCTCTCTGAAATATACAGGAGAATACTACAAATAAAAGAAACAAATGGAGATAATTAA
- a CDS encoding formylmethanofuran dehydrogenase subunit A codes for MEYILKNGIVFDPVNNVNGEKKDILINDDKIVEEVSSNAKIIDITGKLVMPGGVDLHSHIAGPKLSVGRLYRPEDIRKGIKPASKNGIDGFEAGFSLPTCPTTGYRYTKMGYTTVTEAAVPPLEAKHAHEEINSIPNLDIPTLTLFGNNWFMLKYVKENNIDDLTVFISKWLKLAKGYGIKIVNPCGSEAWGWGKNVDGLDDPEPHWNVTGREVITSLTKVNEKLGLPHSVHVHTNDLGHPGNYETTLETFDCVKEIKKNKKVDRNQIMHCTHIQFHAYKGSSWRDVTSGAPELIDYINKHDHLTCDIGQLTFDETTTMTADAPMEYDLYRLTGLKWANKDIEVETASGLIPSIYSKKSPVSTLQWAVGLEFFLGIKDPWKFALTTDSPNGAPFIRYPRIISWIMSNEKLNDMLDNEVHNWATRRTSLGSYDREYSWNDIAIITRASPAKILGLTDRGHLGIGAKADISVYDIDVDSFDTTRLSNSEVLEKKLLNSMYTIKDGDILVKDGEIVKLVNSKHVWCNVKGLENKEYSLIQRIKPEFNKYYTIKYENYGVPNHYITPNYQVDVEVEK; via the coding sequence ATGGAATATATCTTAAAAAATGGAATTGTATTTGATCCTGTAAATAATGTAAACGGAGAAAAAAAAGATATATTAATAAACGATGATAAAATTGTTGAGGAAGTTTCTTCTAATGCTAAAATAATTGATATAACCGGAAAATTAGTTATGCCTGGTGGTGTTGACTTACATTCACATATTGCTGGACCCAAATTATCAGTAGGTAGACTCTATAGACCTGAAGATATAAGAAAAGGTATAAAACCTGCTTCTAAAAATGGAATAGATGGATTTGAAGCTGGATTCTCCCTACCTACTTGTCCAACAACAGGATATCGTTATACTAAAATGGGTTATACGACAGTTACTGAAGCTGCAGTTCCTCCTCTTGAAGCAAAACATGCACATGAAGAAATAAATAGTATACCTAACCTAGATATTCCTACTTTAACATTATTTGGAAATAATTGGTTTATGCTTAAATATGTTAAAGAAAATAACATTGATGATTTAACAGTATTTATATCCAAATGGTTAAAATTAGCTAAAGGTTATGGAATAAAAATAGTAAATCCTTGTGGTAGTGAAGCATGGGGTTGGGGAAAGAATGTGGATGGTCTTGATGATCCTGAACCACACTGGAATGTAACAGGACGTGAAGTAATTACTTCATTGACAAAGGTAAATGAGAAATTAGGACTTCCACACTCTGTACATGTACATACAAATGATTTAGGACATCCAGGAAATTATGAAACCACACTTGAAACATTTGACTGTGTTAAAGAAATAAAGAAGAATAAAAAAGTAGATAGAAATCAGATAATGCACTGTACACATATACAATTCCATGCATATAAAGGAAGTAGTTGGAGAGATGTAACTTCAGGTGCACCTGAATTAATTGATTATATTAATAAACATGACCATTTAACATGTGATATTGGTCAATTAACATTTGATGAAACTACTACAATGACTGCTGATGCTCCTATGGAATATGATTTATATAGATTAACAGGACTTAAATGGGCTAATAAAGATATTGAAGTAGAAACAGCATCTGGATTAATTCCATCAATATATTCTAAAAAATCACCAGTAAGTACATTACAATGGGCTGTTGGACTAGAATTTTTCTTAGGTATAAAAGATCCATGGAAATTTGCCTTAACAACAGATTCACCTAATGGAGCACCATTTATCAGATATCCCCGGATAATATCATGGATTATGAGTAATGAAAAATTAAATGATATGTTGGATAATGAAGTTCATAATTGGGCAACACGTAGAACTTCTCTTGGTTCTTATGATAGAGAATATTCATGGAATGATATTGCTATTATTACAAGAGCAAGTCCTGCTAAAATACTTGGTTTAACTGATAGAGGCCATCTTGGTATTGGTGCTAAGGCAGATATTTCAGTGTATGATATTGATGTAGATTCCTTTGACACTACTCGTCTTAGTAATTCAGAAGTTCTTGAAAAAAAACTATTAAATAGTATGTATACTATTAAAGATGGTGATATTCTAGTAAAAGATGGTGAAATTGTAAAATTAGTTAACAGTAAACATGTATGGTGTAACGTAAAAGGACTGGAGAATAAAGAATATTCATTAATTCAAAGAATAAAGCCTGAATTTAATAAGTATTATACTATAAAATATGAAAATTATGGTGTTCCAAATCATTATATTACACCAAATTATCAAGTTGATGTTGAAGTGGAGAAATAA
- a CDS encoding formylmethanofuran dehydrogenase subunit C — protein sequence MKTIKLLMKKFSTIPLEFDNVLPELLYNKNKEEIEQTIIFHGNKQEHLSTYFQVNLDGECSDAQDCEIIIDGDLHRVKYIGNLMSKGRIIVNSDVDLHVGAQMSGGHIIVNGDAESYAGREMTGGLLEIKGNVKEFCGSSYMGEWRGMSGGKIIIHGNVGKQLADCMMNGEIYVKGNCDILAGIHMVGGYIQIDGDVTQWPGGQMKKGTIVIKGNVGKILQGFVKEEKIQNPEINGKYHIGSYIHYTGDVGAKGKGHLWIKEN from the coding sequence ATGAAAACTATAAAATTACTAATGAAAAAATTTAGTACAATACCTCTTGAATTTGATAATGTACTTCCAGAGTTATTATATAATAAAAATAAAGAAGAAATAGAGCAAACAATCATTTTCCATGGAAATAAACAAGAACATCTCTCCACATACTTCCAAGTAAACCTAGATGGAGAATGTAGTGATGCACAAGATTGTGAAATTATCATTGATGGTGATTTACATAGAGTTAAATATATTGGAAACCTTATGAGTAAAGGTAGAATTATAGTTAATAGTGATGTAGATTTACATGTAGGTGCACAAATGTCTGGAGGTCATATAATTGTTAATGGTGATGCTGAAAGCTATGCTGGACGTGAAATGACGGGAGGTTTACTTGAAATTAAAGGTAATGTTAAAGAATTCTGTGGTTCCTCATATATGGGTGAATGGAGAGGTATGTCTGGTGGTAAAATTATTATTCATGGAAATGTAGGTAAACAATTAGCTGATTGTATGATGAATGGTGAAATATATGTTAAAGGAAATTGTGATATTCTAGCAGGTATTCATATGGTTGGTGGCTATATTCAAATTGATGGTGACGTTACGCAATGGCCTGGAGGTCAAATGAAAAAAGGCACTATTGTAATTAAGGGTAATGTAGGTAAAATTCTTCAAGGATTTGTTAAAGAAGAAAAAATCCAAAACCCCGAAATAAATGGAAAATATCATATTGGTAGTTACATACATTATACTGGTGATGTAGGTGCAAAAGGTAAAGGTCATTTATGGATTAAAGAAAATTAG
- a CDS encoding DUF2097 domain-containing protein, protein MNTKSLTLKENELIPFIDKYFREEALLEISYNRVFIPGKILFITHEDNETIITIQLKGQLLNQTVDININNIIKEVVEIRHTYNDEELILTIVD, encoded by the coding sequence ATGAATACAAAATCATTAACTTTAAAAGAAAATGAACTCATACCATTTATAGATAAATATTTTAGAGAAGAAGCATTACTTGAAATATCATATAATCGTGTATTTATTCCTGGAAAAATATTATTCATAACACATGAAGATAATGAAACTATTATCACAATACAATTAAAGGGTCAACTATTAAATCAGACAGTAGATATTAATATAAATAATATTATAAAAGAAGTAGTTGAAATTCGTCATACATATAATGATGAAGAACTTATCTTAACCATTGTTGACTAA
- the hxlB gene encoding 6-phospho-3-hexuloisomerase, with protein sequence MIYDDALSDILENVTKTTKAVSNEDVTKMTEMLEEVDNVFIMGLGRSGLVAKAFAMRLMHLGLSVYVVGETTTPAIRKNDCLIAISGSGETSYIISTTSIAKEIGSKLIAITSYPDSTLAKKSDIVLQLKGRTKIDSEPDYNNRQISGLHQSLSPMGTIFEISALIFLDAVIAQMMQDLGQTEKDLKARHTVLE encoded by the coding sequence ATGATTTATGATGATGCATTAAGTGATATATTAGAAAATGTGACAAAAACAACTAAAGCAGTTAGTAATGAAGATGTTACTAAAATGACAGAAATGCTTGAAGAAGTGGATAATGTCTTTATTATGGGGTTAGGACGTTCTGGATTAGTAGCAAAGGCATTTGCAATGCGTTTAATGCACTTAGGATTAAGTGTTTATGTTGTAGGAGAGACCACAACACCAGCTATTAGAAAAAATGATTGTTTAATAGCAATATCTGGTTCTGGAGAAACAAGTTATATAATTAGTACAACTAGTATTGCTAAAGAAATTGGTTCTAAATTAATAGCAATAACTTCTTATCCAGATAGTACTCTTGCAAAAAAATCAGATATTGTACTTCAACTTAAAGGAAGAACAAAAATAGATTCAGAACCTGATTATAATAATCGTCAAATAAGTGGATTACACCAATCCTTATCTCCAATGGGAACTATATTTGAAATAAGTGCTTTAATCTTCTTAGATGCAGTTATTGCTCAAATGATGCAAGATCTTGGACAAACAGAAAAAGATCTCAAAGCAAGACATACTGTACTAGAATAA
- a CDS encoding LysR family transcriptional regulator, which produces MSLNKKLSMEINGNLFDYKLFDTLKAIKKTKSQRKAAKKLNISHPVLNRRVLKAEDLLSEKLVIVSNTGTTLTKYALKLLDEYETYENRLSDYTNSITVAGGPISCEFIRQLAQAYQMDNLKIIETDTETAFDLANNGFIDILGFDDPVQAYIYDIEPTPLGRDNLVLLSNKEIRLNSISDLNGLNFVEVDGSAQRLAWTTLANYDLDFNIVYVVNSFHEAIRLVEQNENLYTFINKSMAYTVQHTNNIISKETQHIISALNVKNNSFIESFLNIASHHAQKVTVNYGFEHL; this is translated from the coding sequence ATGAGTTTAAATAAAAAATTAAGTATGGAAATTAATGGAAATTTATTTGATTATAAATTATTTGATACTCTAAAAGCAATAAAAAAAACTAAATCACAGCGAAAAGCAGCAAAGAAACTAAATATATCACACCCTGTATTAAATAGACGTGTTCTTAAAGCAGAAGATTTACTTTCTGAAAAATTAGTTATTGTTTCAAATACTGGAACTACTTTAACAAAATATGCTTTAAAACTATTAGATGAATATGAAACTTATGAAAATAGATTGTCTGATTATACAAACAGTATAACAGTTGCAGGTGGACCAATTTCATGTGAATTTATCAGACAACTAGCTCAAGCCTACCAAATGGATAACTTAAAAATTATTGAAACTGATACCGAAACCGCTTTTGATTTAGCTAATAATGGTTTTATAGATATTTTAGGATTTGATGACCCCGTTCAAGCATATATTTATGATATTGAACCAACCCCTCTTGGAAGAGACAACTTAGTTTTATTATCCAACAAAGAAATTAGATTGAACAGTATTTCTGATTTAAATGGTTTAAATTTTGTGGAAGTAGATGGTTCTGCACAAAGACTTGCATGGACCACTCTTGCTAATTATGATTTAGATTTTAATATTGTTTATGTTGTTAATTCTTTTCATGAAGCTATTCGTCTTGTTGAACAAAATGAGAATTTATATACATTCATAAATAAAAGTATGGCATATACTGTACAACATACTAATAATATAATTTCTAAAGAAACACAACATATTATTAGTGCATTGAATGTTAAAAATAATAGTTTTATTGAAAGTTTTCTTAATATTGCATCACATCATGCTCAAAAAGTAACTGTTAATTATGGATTTGAACATTTATAA
- the lysS gene encoding lysine--tRNA ligase has product MSKHWTERIAEELSQQGRDEYIVGSGTSISGSVHIGNSCDIFIANAVSKELRKLGENAKTVWIADDYDPLRKVPYPLPEDYSEYLGQPYYEIPCPEGCCDNFVEHFQKPFINALDQFDIENLEIKSGAQMYKNGVYTEATKIALENTERIKEIFNEYREHPLRDDWLPYNPICSECGRVNTTEAYDFEETTIKYRCECGHEGEMDYTTGKGKLTWRVEWAARWKILNITCEPFGKDHAASGGSYDVSKIISDEIFNYPAPYPIPYEWITLDGDAMSKSKGVFFTPEAWLKIGKPETLNYYIFRNKPLKPKDFTPKMGFLDLMDQYDRVERIAYGEEEASNDKEKEKLTKIYQVSQINELPDEMPFQPPYRFLTVAYQIANGKPEKIYEILKNNHQLPDRLVDVTYDELSDFDKETYLQRLEYVNNWLETYGPKFVKFQVMNKMPRVEITEEQTEFLRQLADVLENETFNNDVEFHDRMYEVLEALELKPQKAFQAIYKTIIGKKQGPRAASFVLSLDKDFVVKRFRLEE; this is encoded by the coding sequence ATGAGTAAACATTGGACTGAAAGAATAGCTGAAGAATTAAGTCAACAAGGAAGGGATGAATATATTGTAGGTAGTGGAACATCTATCTCAGGATCAGTACATATTGGAAACAGTTGTGATATATTCATAGCAAATGCAGTAAGTAAAGAATTAAGAAAATTAGGGGAAAATGCTAAGACTGTATGGATAGCTGATGATTATGACCCTCTAAGAAAGGTACCATACCCATTACCTGAAGATTACAGTGAATATCTAGGTCAACCATACTATGAAATTCCCTGTCCTGAAGGATGTTGTGATAATTTCGTAGAACATTTCCAAAAACCATTCATAAATGCATTAGATCAATTTGACATTGAAAATCTTGAAATTAAAAGTGGAGCTCAAATGTATAAAAATGGAGTTTATACAGAAGCTACAAAAATTGCACTTGAAAACACTGAAAGAATTAAAGAAATATTCAATGAATACCGTGAACATCCTCTAAGAGATGACTGGTTACCATATAATCCTATATGTTCAGAGTGTGGTCGTGTAAATACAACTGAAGCATATGATTTTGAAGAAACCACAATTAAATATAGATGTGAATGTGGACATGAAGGTGAAATGGATTATACAACAGGAAAAGGTAAACTAACCTGGAGAGTAGAATGGGCTGCAAGATGGAAAATATTAAACATAACTTGTGAACCATTTGGTAAAGACCATGCAGCAAGTGGTGGATCATATGATGTAAGTAAAATAATATCTGATGAAATATTTAATTATCCTGCACCATATCCAATACCATATGAATGGATTACACTTGATGGAGATGCAATGAGTAAATCTAAAGGAGTATTTTTCACACCAGAAGCATGGCTTAAAATAGGAAAACCAGAAACATTAAATTACTACATCTTCAGAAACAAACCATTAAAACCTAAAGATTTCACACCAAAAATGGGATTCCTTGATTTAATGGACCAATATGATAGAGTAGAAAGAATAGCTTATGGTGAAGAAGAAGCAAGTAATGATAAAGAAAAAGAAAAACTTACCAAAATATATCAAGTATCTCAAATTAATGAATTACCTGATGAAATGCCATTCCAACCACCATACAGGTTCTTAACAGTAGCATACCAAATAGCAAATGGAAAACCAGAAAAAATATATGAAATCCTAAAAAACAATCATCAATTACCGGATAGATTAGTTGATGTTACATATGACGAGTTATCTGACTTTGATAAAGAAACATATTTACAAAGATTAGAATATGTAAATAATTGGTTAGAAACATATGGACCTAAATTTGTTAAATTCCAAGTTATGAATAAAATGCCTCGTGTAGAAATAACTGAAGAACAAACAGAATTCTTACGTCAACTTGCAGATGTTTTAGAAAATGAAACATTTAATAATGATGTTGAATTCCACGATAGAATGTATGAAGTGTTAGAAGCTTTAGAATTAAAACCACAAAAAGCATTCCAAGCAATATATAAAACTATTATTGGTAAAAAACAAGGTCCTCGTGCAGCATCCTTTGTATTATCACTAGATAAAGACTTTGTAGTAAAAAGATTTAGATTAGAAGAATAA
- a CDS encoding TrkA family potassium uptake protein, whose protein sequence is MYVIIVGAGRVGLNLAQSLVREGLNVTIIENDPIVSEEVADQVNAMVIQGDATSVQVLEDADIVDADVFVAATGHDTVNLLTSVLSQNYDNIKKIIARVNDLDHMSAFKKVGIDMTVSPESTVASYLERIITRPKVADLIILGRGSTELLEVKIENKDLFGKNVLDYSPTEKYIVCAVYEDNELIIPQKDTVFHEDQKISVLAKSDYVQEVTKLFAP, encoded by the coding sequence ATGTATGTAATTATAGTTGGAGCAGGTAGAGTTGGATTAAATCTTGCACAATCACTAGTTAGAGAAGGATTGAATGTTACTATTATTGAAAATGACCCCATTGTATCAGAAGAAGTAGCCGATCAAGTAAATGCAATGGTTATTCAGGGTGATGCTACATCAGTACAAGTATTAGAAGATGCAGATATTGTTGATGCGGATGTATTTGTTGCAGCAACAGGACATGACACTGTTAATTTATTAACATCAGTTCTTAGTCAAAATTATGATAATATTAAGAAAATTATTGCAAGAGTAAATGACTTAGATCATATGTCTGCTTTTAAAAAAGTTGGTATTGATATGACAGTTAGTCCTGAATCTACTGTAGCATCATATCTTGAACGAATTATAACTCGTCCAAAAGTTGCTGATTTAATTATTTTAGGTAGAGGATCCACAGAACTTCTTGAAGTGAAAATTGAAAATAAGGATTTGTTTGGTAAGAATGTTCTTGATTATAGTCCTACTGAAAAATATATTGTATGTGCTGTGTATGAGGATAATGAATTAATAATACCTCAAAAGGATACTGTTTTTCATGAAGATCAAAAAATATCTGTTCTAGCAAAATCAGATTATGTACAAGAAGTTACTAAATTATTTGCACCTTAA
- the thiC gene encoding phosphomethylpyrimidine synthase → MTQMLEAMRGNITEAMKQVAADEKLDPEYIRKMVAKGYIAIPDNNQRETVAVGIGENLRTKVNATIGTSTDINDLDMELEKAKIAEEAGADTLMELSIGGDLDNIRRTVLKNTNKPVGSVPIYQTAVESIEKNGSPIYMEEEDMLKNIEKQAKDGIDFMAIHCSVNRETLKRLKRQGRKGGLVSRGGSFISSWMVANDAENPLYESYDQVLDIVEEYDVCLSMANAMRAGALTDSTDRAQIQELIVLGELVDRARERGVQTIVEGPGHIPINEIETNINIQKKMCKNAPFYMLGPIVTDIAPAYDHIVSAIGAAQCARYGANFICYVTPAEHLALPGPEDVREGVIATRIGAHAGDLAIDLERFGEEDIKMADARKELNWEAQYSHAMWPEDAKAIRDKRPPEADDTCTMCGNYCAIKIVNQWLDKADKDVFDK, encoded by the coding sequence ATGACACAAATGCTCGAAGCAATGAGAGGAAACATTACAGAAGCTATGAAACAAGTAGCTGCAGATGAAAAATTAGACCCTGAATATATCAGAAAAATGGTTGCAAAAGGTTATATCGCAATACCAGACAACAACCAAAGAGAAACTGTTGCAGTAGGTATAGGTGAAAACTTAAGAACAAAAGTTAATGCAACAATTGGAACTTCCACAGATATCAATGATTTAGATATGGAATTAGAAAAAGCAAAAATTGCTGAAGAAGCAGGTGCAGATACACTTATGGAATTAAGTATCGGTGGAGACTTAGACAACATAAGAAGAACAGTATTAAAAAACACTAACAAACCTGTAGGAAGCGTACCTATCTACCAAACAGCAGTAGAATCCATTGAAAAAAATGGTTCTCCTATTTACATGGAAGAAGAAGATATGCTTAAAAACATCGAAAAACAAGCAAAAGATGGTATAGACTTCATGGCTATCCACTGTTCTGTAAACAGAGAAACTTTAAAAAGACTCAAAAGACAAGGAAGAAAAGGTGGATTAGTAAGTCGTGGAGGTTCATTCATATCCTCATGGATGGTAGCAAACGATGCAGAAAACCCATTATATGAAAGCTATGATCAAGTACTTGATATTGTAGAAGAATACGATGTATGTTTAAGTATGGCAAACGCAATGAGAGCAGGAGCACTCACAGACTCAACAGACCGTGCTCAAATACAAGAACTAATTGTATTAGGGGAATTAGTAGATAGAGCAAGAGAAAGAGGAGTTCAAACAATTGTAGAAGGACCAGGACACATACCTATCAATGAAATTGAAACAAACATCAACATTCAGAAAAAAATGTGTAAAAATGCACCATTCTACATGTTAGGTCCAATAGTAACCGATATTGCACCAGCATATGACCACATAGTATCAGCAATAGGAGCAGCACAATGTGCAAGATATGGAGCAAACTTCATATGTTACGTAACTCCTGCAGAACACTTAGCATTACCAGGACCAGAAGATGTAAGAGAAGGAGTAATTGCAACAAGAATTGGAGCTCATGCTGGAGACTTAGCTATTGACTTAGAAAGATTCGGAGAAGAAGACATAAAAATGGCTGATGCAAGAAAAGAACTCAACTGGGAAGCACAATATTCACATGCAATGTGGCCAGAAGATGCAAAAGCAATCAGAGATAAAAGACCACCTGAAGCAGACGACACATGTACAATGTGTGGTAACTACTGTGCAATTAAAATTGTAAACCAATGGTTAGATAAAGCTGACAAAGATGTTTTCGATAAATAA
- a CDS encoding carbohydrate kinase family protein, with the protein MKNVDLLVLGHTAFDYIMQVKEFSKINTSSIVEEMECLNGGAAGNVAVVANKLGLDVGLISCIGKDFIGSEYESELTTAGVDISEMIISETKNTPTAFVLTNTEDQQMFYFYWGAAEEYQKSEVPKAAIDNARAVHLATGDPQYNINAGKYAYSQNKLVSFDPGQDLHLYSTKDLQEVIDNCNILFGNEHEIEHILDLLDSTIDELLENGPNMIVQTLGEKGSLIYVKGEDCLEIEPVPTKAYDPTGAGDSYRAAFLSLYLRDNNLETCGRFASTVSSYIVETQGTQTNIPTADQALEKMNNQWNDEL; encoded by the coding sequence ATGAAAAACGTGGATTTACTAGTATTAGGACATACGGCTTTTGATTATATCATGCAAGTCAAAGAATTTTCTAAAATAAATACATCTTCTATTGTTGAAGAAATGGAATGTTTAAATGGGGGGGCTGCAGGTAATGTTGCCGTAGTTGCAAATAAATTAGGATTAGATGTTGGACTTATATCTTGTATAGGAAAAGATTTTATAGGTAGTGAATATGAATCAGAATTAACTACTGCGGGAGTAGATATTTCTGAAATGATTATATCTGAAACAAAAAATACACCTACTGCATTTGTATTAACAAATACTGAAGATCAACAAATGTTTTATTTTTACTGGGGAGCTGCTGAAGAATATCAAAAAAGTGAAGTACCTAAAGCAGCTATTGATAATGCAAGAGCAGTACATTTAGCAACAGGTGATCCTCAATATAATATTAATGCGGGAAAATATGCATATAGTCAAAATAAATTAGTTTCATTTGATCCAGGACAGGACTTACATTTATACTCTACAAAAGATTTACAAGAAGTAATTGACAATTGTAATATATTATTTGGAAATGAACATGAGATAGAACATATACTTGATTTATTAGATAGTACTATAGATGAATTATTAGAAAATGGTCCTAATATGATTGTTCAAACTCTTGGTGAAAAAGGAAGTTTAATTTATGTTAAAGGAGAAGACTGTTTAGAAATTGAACCAGTACCAACAAAGGCATATGATCCAACAGGAGCAGGAGATTCATATCGTGCAGCTTTCTTAAGTTTATATTTACGTGATAATAATCTTGAAACTTGTGGACGTTTTGCAAGTACTGTGTCATCATATATAGTAGAAACACAAGGAACTCAGACAAACATACCTACAGCAGATCAAGCATTAGAAAAAATGAATAATCAATGGAATGATGAGTTATAA